A region from the Salvia splendens isolate huo1 chromosome 15, SspV2, whole genome shotgun sequence genome encodes:
- the LOC121766334 gene encoding exocyst complex component EXO84C-like, with the protein MKMVESSEEEDDFPSMESVTPQSKIDTVYQSKTEKGIRKICFELLDLKDAVENLCSNTRTKYLAFLRLSDEVVEMKHELNELQKHISSHGILIQDLMSGVSRELEEWSGAGGEVSEAEDPLTNETDGIFSTEVEDRRMLFLEHVDVLLAEHKIEEAIDAIDTEERTYPELKGTGDSTTDESSSFKSALSKRKAMLENQLIEISRQPSVGILELRKVLSSLLKLGKGPLAHQIFLKSYGSRLQRSIEDFLALCPCYPETYSATLSNLVFSMISLANKDSGQMFGDNPLYSNKIVQWAEWEIESLVRLVKENAPPSETSSALRAASVFVQASLNHCSELEKQDLKLTKLLLVLLQPYVEEVLELNFRRARKLALDLVGTDESMPLSPRLASPLSTFATSSDRLLVDCGMRFIFAVKEIAEQLTRLVILHFGGNILTRISELFDKYVEVLIKSLTGATEDDNLTDLKEHVPFNAETDSQQLALLGTAFTIVEELLPMVVSRIWNALGESKESGDGLTENAMTPINSSIDPKEWRRQLQQSLDKLRDHFCRQYVLSFIYSRDGETRLEAQIYIGGKGKDLLWNSDPLPSLPFQALFGKLQQLAAVAGDVLLGKEKIQKVLLARLTETVVMWLSNEEEFWGVLENESAPLRPVGLQQLILDMHFTVEIARFAGYPSRHLNKISSDIIARAVKAFAARGVDPQSSVPEDEWFVETAKGAINKLLMGGSGSDVSEVDDEEDDEHIIMDDEVVSDSDDSPSSLSSVESDESFASAQMEELDSPVLTDSEN; encoded by the exons ATGAAAATGGTGGAAAGCAGCGAAGAGGAAGATGATTTCCCCTCCATGGAAAGCGTCACGCCTCAGTCCAAGATCGACACTGTCTATCAGTCCAAAACTGAAAAG GGAATCAGAAAGATCTGTTTTGAGCTATTGGATTTGAAAGATGCAGTTGAGAACTTGTGCAGCAATACTCGAACAAAGTATTTGGCCTTTTTAAG GTTATCCGATGAAGTGGTTGAAATGAAGCACGAGTTAAATGAGCTCCAAAAGCATATCTCTTCCCATGGGATTCTTATCCAGGATTTAATGAGTGGCGTGTCTCGTGAATTGGAAGAATGGAGTGGAGCTGGTGGAGAGGTCTCGGAGGCTGAGGACCCTCTAACTAATGAAACTGATGGAATATTCTCAACTGAAGTGGAAGATCGACGAATGCTGTTTTTGGAGCATGTGGATGTTCTACTGGCAGAGCATAAAATAGAAGAAGCAATAGATGCAATTGATACAGAAGAGCGAACTTACCCCGAGCTGAAAGGGACGGGGGATAGTACAACTGATGAAAGCTCCTCTTTCAAGTCTGCCCTCTCGAAGAGAAAAGCCATGCTTGAAAACCAGCTCATTGAGATTAGCCGACAGCCCTCAGTTGGTATTCTAGAACTGAGGAAGGTATTGTCCAGTTTATTGAAGCTTGGGAAGGGCCCCTTGGCACATCAGATATTTTTGAAATCTTACGGTTCTCGTCTCCAGAGAAGCATAGAAGATTTTCTTGCACTGTGCCCTTGCTATCCGGAAACGTATTCCGCCACTCTGTCTAATCTCGTCTTCTCTATGATTTCATTGGCAAACAAAGATTCTGGCCAGATGTTTGGCGATAACCCTCTTTATAGTAACAAAATAGTTCAATGGGCAGAATGGGAGATAGAATCGTTGGTTCGATTGGTCAAGGAAAACGCGCCTCCTTCTGAGACATCTTCTGCTTTGCGTGCGGCTAGTGTGTTTGTTCAGGCAAGTCTTAACCACTGCTCCGAATTGGAAAAGCAGGATCTGAAGCTAACGAAGCTACTTCTCGTGCTCTTGCAACCTTACGTTGAAGAGGTGCTTGAGTTAAACTTCCGAAGGGCCAGAAAATTGGCTCTTGATTTGGTCGGAACTGATGAAAGCATGCCACTATCACCTCGTTTGGCGTCTCCTCTTTCTACATTTGCAACTTCATCTGATCGTCTGCTTGTTGATTGCGGGATGAGATTCATTTTTGCTGTCAAG GAGATAGCCGAGCAGCTAACTCGCTTGGTCATCCTGCACTTTGGAGGAAACATACTGACACGTATATCGGAGCTTTTTGACAAGTATGTGGAAGTCTTGATTAAATCTTTAACCGGTGCAACTGAAGATGACAACTTGACTGACCTAAAGGAACATGTGCCTTTCAACGCGGAGACAGACTCTCAGCAGCTTGCGTTATTGGGAACTGCATTTACAATTGTCGAAGAGTTATTGCCTATGGTAGTGTCGAGAATCTGGAACGCGTTGGGTGAAAGCAAAGAATCGGGAGATGGTCTAACAGAGAATGCAATGACTCCTATTAACAGTAGTATCGATCCTAAAGAATGGAGGCGTCAGCTTCAACAATCTCTCGACAAACTAAGGGATCATTTCTGTCGACAATATGTTTTAAGTTTCATTTATTCAAGAGATGGCGAGACCAGATTAGAAGCGCAGATATATATCGGTGGAAAAGGAAAAGATTTACTCTGGAACTCCGATCCTCTTCCTTCGTTGCCATTCCAG GCATTATTCGGGAAGCTGCAGCAACTGGCCGCGGTGGCAGGGGATGTTCTGTTAGGAAAAGAGAAGATACAGAAGGTTCTACTGGCTAGGTTGACAGAAACCGTGGTGATGTGGTTGTCGAATGAGGAGGAATTCTGGGGAGTTCTGGAGAACGAGTCAGCTCCTCTTCGCCCAGTTGGTTTGCAGCAG TTGATACTCGATATGCACTTCACTGTTGAGATTGCGCGGTTTGCTGGCTATCCATCTCGACACCTCAACAAGATATCATCAGACATAATTGCCCGCGCTGTCAAGGCATTCGCTGCTAGAGGAGTAGATCCACAGAG CTCGGTTCCTGAGGATGAATGGTTCGTGGAAACTGCAAAAGGCGCGATAAACAAGCTTCTGATGGGGGGCTCCGGCTCGGATGTGTCGGAGGTTGATGATGAGGAAGACGACGAGCACATCATCATGGACGACGAAGTCGTCTCGGACTCAGACGATTCGCCCTCGTCGCTGTCGTCAGTGGAGAGTGATGAGTCATTTGCTTCTGCACAAATGGAGGAATTGGATAGCCCTGTTTTGACTGATTCTGAGAATTGA
- the LOC121769221 gene encoding zinc finger protein ZPR1-like isoform X1 produces METNPPQIVDVGSVVEAISADDFNAPLYEVESLCMRCRENGTTRFLLTVIPHFRKILLSAFECPHCGERNNFVQFAGEIQPKGCHYVLDVPSGDKKMFNRQVVKSETATIKIPELEFEIPPEAQRGSLSTVEGILVRAIEGLETLQEERKRVDPVTAEAIDRFLVKLRTCASGESHFTFTLDDPAGNSFIENPCAPSSEPHLTIKFYERTPEQQAALGYVADLSEREPGVENNLDGSNSVSVTQEEPHGSVGAIGGRRAIAQGNSAEIADALFRYSAPEEVMTFPTTCGACAASCECRMFMTNIPYFQEVIVMASTCDGCGYRNSEVKPGGAIPEKGKKIVVHVKNARDLSRDVIKSDTASVVIPELELELSSGTLGGLVTTVEGLISKIGESLERVHGFTFGDSMDDDKRSKWKEFRAKIEQLKRLEEPWTLILDDALSNSFIAPATDEMKDDAQLSFEEYERSWEQNEELGLNDMDTSAGDAAYESANVEPNEKANDA; encoded by the exons ATGGAGACCAACCCGCCCCAAATCGTCGACGTGGGCTCTGTGGTGGAGGCAATTTCGGCCGATGATTTCAACGCCCCCCTCTACGAAGTCGAGAGCCTCTGCATGCGCTGCCGTGAAAAC GGGACGACTCGGTTCTTGCTAACCGTAATTCCTCATTTTAGAAAG ATATTGCTATCAGCCTTTGAATGTCCACATTGTGGTGAGAG GAATAATTTTGTTCAATTTGCCGGTGAAATCCAGCCTAAAGGCTGCCACTACGTACTGGATGTTCCATCAGGTGATAAAAAG ATGTTCAATCGTCAAGTGGTGAAATCAGAGACTGCCACAATCAAG ATCCCTGAATTGGAATTTGAAATTCCTCCAGAGGCTCAGCGTGGTTCCTTGTCAACG GTAGAAGGGATACTGGTCAGAGCTATAGAGGGGTTAGAGACCCTTCAGGAAGAGCGGAAG AGAGTCGATCCCGTGACAGCTGAAGCAATCGATAGGTTCTTAGTGAAACTGAGAACTTGTGCATCCGGCGAGTCGCATTTTACCTTCACCCTCGATGATCCTGCAGGAAACAGCTTTATTGAGAATCC GTGCGCTCCGTCTTCTGAGCCACATTTGACTATCAAGTTCTATGAGCGAACGCCCGAACAACAAGCGGCCTTAGGGTATGTTGCCGACCTGTCAGAACGAGAACCCGGTGTTGAAAATAACTTGGACGGCTCTAACAGTGTTTCTGTAACACAAGAGGAACCACACGGCTCGGTTGGAGCGATAGGCGGCCGCCGAGCTATTGCACAGGGTAACAGTGCGGAAATAGCAGATGCCTTATTTCGGTATTCCGCCCCTGAAGAG GTCATGACTTTTCCAACCACCTGTGGTGCTTGTGCCGCGAGCTGTGAGTGTCGCATGTTTATGACAA ACATCCCTTACTTCCAAGAAGTGATTGTTATGGCTTCCACATGTGACGGCTGTGGTTACCGTAACTCGGAG GTCAAGCCTGGTGGTGCTATTCCCGAAAAAGGGAAAAAGATAGTTGTTCATGTGAAGAATGCCAGAGATCTTAGTCGCGATGTGATAAAG TCGGATACGGCCTCCGTGGTAATACCAGAACTCGAGCTGGAACTTTCTAGTGGCACATTGGGCGGACTCGTCACAACTGTCGAAGGCTTGATATCCAAGATCGGTGAAA GCCTCGAGAGAGTGCACGGGTTCACTTTTGGCGATAGTATGGATGATGACAAACGGAGCAAGTGGAAAGAATTCCGGGCCAAAATCGAGCAG CTGAAAAGGTTGGAAGAGCCTTGGACTTTGATTCTTGACGACGCACTGTCCAATTCTTTCATCGCCCCTGCGACCGATGAAATGAAGGACGATGCCCAGTTATCAT TCGAGGAATACGAGAGGTCGTGGGAGCAGAACGAGGAACTCGGTCTCAACGACATGGATACGTCTGCTGGAGACGCTGCTTACGAGTCTGCTAATGTTGAGCCAAATGAGAAGGCGAATGATGCATGA
- the LOC121769526 gene encoding vesicle-associated membrane protein 721-like yields the protein MGQNSRKTLIYALVARGTPSVVLAEYTEFSGNFNSIAYQCLQKLPASNNKFTYNCDNHTFNYLVHDGFTYCVVAEESAGRQLPMAFLERIKDDFVAKYGGGKAATAPANGLNKEFGPKLKEQMLYCIEHPEEISKFAKVKAQVSEVKGVMMENIEKVLDRGEKIELLVDKSENLHHQAQDFRNTGTQIRRKMWLQNMKIKLIVLAIIIALILIIVLSVCKGFKC from the exons ATGGGGCAAAACAGCCGGAAGACGCTGATCTACGCGCTGGTGGCGCGCGGAACGCCGTCGGTGGTGCTGGCGGAGTACACGGAGTTCAGCGGGAACTTCAATTCGATAGCGTATCAGTGCCTCCAGAAGCTTCCAGCCTCCAACAACAAGTTCACCTACAACTGCGACAATCACACCTTCAATTACCTCGTTCATGACGGATTCA CTTACTGTGTTGTTGCTGAAGAGTCAGCTGGAAGGCAGCTTCCTATGGCTTTTTTAGAACGCATAAAGGATGACTTTGTAGCGAAATATGGTGGAGGGAAGGCTGCAACAGCTCCTGCGAATGGCCTTAACAAAGAATTTGG ACCAAAATTGAAGGAACAAATGCTATACTGCATCGAGCACCCCGAGGAGATTAGCAAATTTGCAAAGGTCAAGGCTCAGGTTTCAGAAGTGAAAGGTGTTATGATGGAAAATATCGAGAAG GTTCTAGATCGCGGTGAGAAGATAGAGCTTCTGGTGGATAAGAGTGAAAACCTTCATCATCAG GCCCAGGACTTCAGAAACACCGGAACACAAATCAGGAGAAAAATGTGGTTGCAAAACATGAAGATCAAACTGATCGTTTTGGCAATCATCATTGCGCTGATCCTCATAATAGTTCTCTCGGTCTGCAAGGGGTTCAAGTGTTGA
- the LOC121769221 gene encoding zinc finger protein ZPR1 homolog isoform X2 → MFHQMFNRQVVKSETATIKIPELEFEIPPEAQRGSLSTVEGILVRAIEGLETLQEERKRVDPVTAEAIDRFLVKLRTCASGESHFTFTLDDPAGNSFIENPCAPSSEPHLTIKFYERTPEQQAALGYVADLSEREPGVENNLDGSNSVSVTQEEPHGSVGAIGGRRAIAQGNSAEIADALFRYSAPEEVMTFPTTCGACAASCECRMFMTNIPYFQEVIVMASTCDGCGYRNSEVKPGGAIPEKGKKIVVHVKNARDLSRDVIKSDTASVVIPELELELSSGTLGGLVTTVEGLISKIGESLERVHGFTFGDSMDDDKRSKWKEFRAKIEQLKRLEEPWTLILDDALSNSFIAPATDEMKDDAQLSFEEYERSWEQNEELGLNDMDTSAGDAAYESANVEPNEKANDA, encoded by the exons ATGTTCCATCAG ATGTTCAATCGTCAAGTGGTGAAATCAGAGACTGCCACAATCAAG ATCCCTGAATTGGAATTTGAAATTCCTCCAGAGGCTCAGCGTGGTTCCTTGTCAACG GTAGAAGGGATACTGGTCAGAGCTATAGAGGGGTTAGAGACCCTTCAGGAAGAGCGGAAG AGAGTCGATCCCGTGACAGCTGAAGCAATCGATAGGTTCTTAGTGAAACTGAGAACTTGTGCATCCGGCGAGTCGCATTTTACCTTCACCCTCGATGATCCTGCAGGAAACAGCTTTATTGAGAATCC GTGCGCTCCGTCTTCTGAGCCACATTTGACTATCAAGTTCTATGAGCGAACGCCCGAACAACAAGCGGCCTTAGGGTATGTTGCCGACCTGTCAGAACGAGAACCCGGTGTTGAAAATAACTTGGACGGCTCTAACAGTGTTTCTGTAACACAAGAGGAACCACACGGCTCGGTTGGAGCGATAGGCGGCCGCCGAGCTATTGCACAGGGTAACAGTGCGGAAATAGCAGATGCCTTATTTCGGTATTCCGCCCCTGAAGAG GTCATGACTTTTCCAACCACCTGTGGTGCTTGTGCCGCGAGCTGTGAGTGTCGCATGTTTATGACAA ACATCCCTTACTTCCAAGAAGTGATTGTTATGGCTTCCACATGTGACGGCTGTGGTTACCGTAACTCGGAG GTCAAGCCTGGTGGTGCTATTCCCGAAAAAGGGAAAAAGATAGTTGTTCATGTGAAGAATGCCAGAGATCTTAGTCGCGATGTGATAAAG TCGGATACGGCCTCCGTGGTAATACCAGAACTCGAGCTGGAACTTTCTAGTGGCACATTGGGCGGACTCGTCACAACTGTCGAAGGCTTGATATCCAAGATCGGTGAAA GCCTCGAGAGAGTGCACGGGTTCACTTTTGGCGATAGTATGGATGATGACAAACGGAGCAAGTGGAAAGAATTCCGGGCCAAAATCGAGCAG CTGAAAAGGTTGGAAGAGCCTTGGACTTTGATTCTTGACGACGCACTGTCCAATTCTTTCATCGCCCCTGCGACCGATGAAATGAAGGACGATGCCCAGTTATCAT TCGAGGAATACGAGAGGTCGTGGGAGCAGAACGAGGAACTCGGTCTCAACGACATGGATACGTCTGCTGGAGACGCTGCTTACGAGTCTGCTAATGTTGAGCCAAATGAGAAGGCGAATGATGCATGA
- the LOC121768038 gene encoding ribonuclease H2 subunit C-like produces the protein MDGKDEGSLEMVAPVAVDLSRGGAAADLTGKVHQLPCCIKHDGPTPVSHYIKPKPTEMEVDGLKVEEAHFRGRKLHGTTVALPRGYSGFILGKKGHDQGNNGTNSQCWETAATFEDITIWTHDAIPSKDDAFLRAFHWFTAANALHQTVTAEDLESACID, from the exons ATGGACGGTAAAGATGAAGGATCATTGGAGATGGTGGCGCCGGTCGCCGTCGATCTGAGCAGAGGCGGTGCCGCGGCGGACCTGACGGGGAAAGTTCATCAGCTGCCGTGCTGCATCAAGCACGATGGTCCCACCCCTGTCTCTCACTACATCAAGCCCAAACCCACTG AAATGGAGGTAGATGGGCTAAAAGTGGAGGAAGCGCACTTCCGAGGGAGGAAATTGCACGGAACCACTGTTGCTCTTCCACGTGGCTATTCTG GTTTCATCCTAGGAAAGAAAGGTCATGATCAAGGGAATAATGGCACGAATTCGCAGTGCTGGGAGACAGCTGCGACTTTTGAAGATATCACGATCTGGACTCATGACGCAATCCCTTCAAAAGATGATGCATTCTTGCGCGCCTTTCATTGGTTTACTGCTGCCAATGCT
- the LOC121766311 gene encoding BOI-related E3 ubiquitin-protein ligase 1-like, whose translation MAVDARPHNLFSPPLIQDREMMNVVSQGNGASAAYNAQQMRFLGIPSAAALPENQFYHHHSAAGLCEAKTSVNTDSGVTYNNISAPRKRSFAQFNAAQNFAALPPQKRLNQLPTLAGDEIMPQAQIQQCQFEIDAIISQHTKKIRFELEERQKQQSRLLAAAIGEGVMKKLKEKDEQIQRMGKLNLALQERVKSLYVENQLWRDVAQSNEATANSLRINLEQVLQHVGSGGEERITAAAAVEDDAESCCGSNDAEVQDKEEGSSSCYSDRRCRLCGDRQSGVLLLPCRHLCLCSVCGSGSHQLQSCPVCNVSMTATLHVNMS comes from the exons ATGGCAGTCGATGCAAGGCCTCACAATCTCTTCTCGCCTCCGCTCATCCAAGACAG AGAGATGATGAACGTGGTGAGTCAAGGAAACGGCGCCTCCGCCGCGTACAACGCGCAGCAGATGCGGTTCCTCGGGATCCCCTCCGCCGCGGCATTGCCGGAGAATCAATTCTACCACCACCACTCAGCGGCGGGGCTGTGCGAGGCGAAGACGTCGGTCAACACCGACAGCGGCGTCACGTATAATAATATCTCCGCGCCGAGGAAGCGCTCCTTCGCTCAATTCAACGCCGCCCAGAATTTCGCGGCGCTTCCGCCGCAGAAGAGGCTGAACCAACTACCGACGCTGGCCGGCGACGAAATCATGCCGCAGGCGCAAATCCAGCAGTGTCAATTCGAGATAGACGCAATAATCTCACAACAT ACGAAGAAGATAAGATTCGAATTGGAGGAGCGGCAGAAGCAGCAATCTCGATTGCTCGCGGCGGCGATCGGCGAAGGCGTGATGAAGAAACTGAAGGAAAAGGACGAACAGATCCAGAGAATGGGAAAATTGAATCTCGCTCTTCAAGAGAGAGTCAAAAGCCTCTACGTCGAGAATCAGCTATGGAGAGATGTAGCGCAATCAAACGAAGCCACCGCGAATTCACTACGGATCAATCTAGAACAAGTCCTCCAGCACGTCGGCAGCGGAGGAGAGGAGCGCATAACCGCCGCCGCGGCGGTGGAAGATGACGCCGAGTCGTGCTGCGGCAGCAACGACGCCGAGGTGCAGGATAAGGAGGAAGGCAGCAGCAGTTGCTATAGTGACCGGCGGTGCAGGCTTTGCGGTGACAGACAGTCGGGTGTTTTGCTGCTGCCGTGCCGGCATCTCTGCCTTTGCTCCGTATGCGGGAGCGGGTCCCACCAGCTTCAGTCGTGCCCCGTGTGTAACGTTAGCATGACCGCCACATTGCATGTTAACATgtcatga